One Natrinema marinum genomic window carries:
- a CDS encoding 2Fe-2S iron-sulfur cluster-binding protein, with the protein MTSHDVTLEWPDGRTLTLAVDEDETILGAAECDGAVLPYGCRTGACGTCSGRLLEVEGAERDADGTIDACAVDDAIAYRRLSRALKDRHRAAGYVLLCIASPRADCRIAVGSSVHTELVDNPWK; encoded by the coding sequence ATGACGAGCCACGACGTGACCCTCGAGTGGCCCGACGGCCGCACACTGACCCTCGCGGTCGACGAGGACGAGACGATCCTCGGGGCCGCCGAGTGCGACGGGGCCGTGCTCCCGTACGGCTGCCGGACGGGCGCCTGCGGGACCTGTTCCGGACGGCTGCTCGAGGTCGAGGGAGCCGAACGCGACGCCGACGGAACCATCGACGCGTGTGCCGTCGACGACGCCATCGCGTACCGCCGTCTCTCGCGGGCGCTGAAGGACCGACATCGGGCGGCCGGCTACGTGCTCCTGTGTATCGCCTCCCCGCGGGCCGACTGTCGGATCGCGGTCGGCTCGAGCGTCCACACCGAACTGGTGGACAACCCGTGGAAATGA
- a CDS encoding selenium-binding family protein, protein MSDASTPDDAEPSHDHEHHHHRLEGPGYATPQAAIEEGGREKLAYVMSLYVGTDVDAPDFVAVVDLDPDSETYCEIVDRIELPNRGDELHHFGWNACSSSCHVEGLERRHLIVPGQRSSRIHVIDAKDRRNPELAKVIEPEEVYEYDLSAPHTVHCIPDGEILISMLGDADGELPGGFLELNDDFEIEGRWEPPGEIEMNYDYWYQPRQNVMVSSEWGAPKTYYPGFDLEDVEAGNYGRKIHFWDWEDGTVEQTIDLGEEGQIPLEVRFLHTPESTHGFVGAALSSNIFHFWRDEDATGGDERYRAKKVIDFEPREHEDWDMPVPGLTTDILISLDDRYLFGSNWLHGEVWMYDISDPSNPRRADSLSVGGTFGEVQEVQGRELSAGPQMIQLSLDGERLYWTTSLFSSWDEQFYPEEGERGSVMLKADVDPRKGTLELDEEFLVDWGECPAGPARAHEIRWPDGDCTSDVWQ, encoded by the coding sequence ATGAGTGACGCTAGCACGCCAGACGACGCCGAACCGAGTCACGACCACGAACACCATCACCACCGCCTCGAGGGGCCCGGCTACGCGACGCCACAGGCCGCCATCGAGGAAGGCGGTCGAGAGAAACTGGCCTACGTGATGAGCCTCTACGTCGGCACCGATGTCGACGCGCCAGACTTCGTCGCGGTTGTCGACCTCGATCCAGACTCCGAGACGTACTGCGAAATCGTCGACCGCATCGAACTCCCGAACCGCGGGGACGAACTCCACCACTTCGGCTGGAACGCCTGTTCGTCGTCGTGTCACGTCGAAGGGTTGGAGCGACGACACCTGATCGTCCCCGGCCAGCGCTCCTCGCGGATCCACGTGATCGACGCGAAAGACCGGCGGAACCCCGAACTCGCGAAAGTCATCGAACCCGAAGAGGTCTACGAGTACGACCTCTCGGCACCCCACACGGTCCACTGCATCCCCGACGGGGAGATCCTGATCAGCATGCTCGGGGACGCCGACGGCGAGCTGCCGGGCGGCTTCCTCGAGCTGAACGACGACTTCGAGATCGAGGGCCGCTGGGAGCCGCCGGGTGAGATCGAGATGAACTACGACTACTGGTACCAGCCCCGCCAGAACGTGATGGTCTCGAGCGAATGGGGCGCTCCCAAGACGTACTACCCGGGCTTCGACCTCGAGGATGTCGAGGCGGGCAACTACGGCCGGAAGATCCACTTCTGGGACTGGGAAGACGGGACCGTCGAGCAGACGATCGACCTCGGCGAGGAGGGGCAGATTCCCCTCGAGGTGCGCTTTCTCCACACGCCCGAGTCGACCCACGGGTTCGTCGGGGCCGCGCTCTCGTCGAACATCTTCCACTTCTGGCGCGACGAGGACGCTACCGGCGGTGACGAGAGGTACCGCGCCAAGAAAGTGATCGACTTCGAGCCCCGCGAGCACGAGGACTGGGACATGCCCGTCCCCGGGCTGACGACCGACATCCTGATCTCGCTGGACGATCGGTACCTGTTCGGCTCGAACTGGCTCCACGGCGAGGTCTGGATGTACGACATCTCGGACCCCTCGAACCCGCGGCGGGCCGACTCGCTCTCGGTCGGCGGCACCTTCGGCGAGGTCCAGGAAGTCCAGGGTCGCGAACTGAGCGCCGGCCCGCAGATGATCCAGCTCTCGCTTGACGGCGAGCGCCTCTACTGGACCACCTCGCTGTTCTCCTCGTGGGACGAGCAGTTCTACCCCGAGGAGGGCGAGCGCGGCTCGGTGATGCTGAAAGCCGACGTCGATCCCCGGAAGGGCACCCTCGAGTTAGACGAGGAGTTCCTGGTCGACTGGGGCGAGTGCCCGGCGGGACCGGCCCGCGCCCACGAGATCCGGTGGCCCGACGGCGACTGCACGAGCGACGTCTGGCAGTGA
- the rio1 gene encoding serine/threonine-protein kinase Rio1, with protein sequence MGQGTEYGLVDLEEVDTPGDEWEEIDVSDTEADKIARKRDREFEQFEERIKDADQFKVEQSVFDDATFAALYKLVQDGYVEAFGGPLSTGKEANVYHALGDDREVAVKVYRINASNFRQMRDYLEGDPRFEGLGGKKKDVVLAWTKKELANLRRARNAGVRVPEPIAAERNVLVMEYIGNEDGRAKRLGEVQIENPQTAYEVMREYMRRLYSAGLIHGDLSEYNIVFDEGQLVLIDLGQAVTVHHPNSRDFLERDCRNVASFFSRQGLDVTEEDLLEFVTSPEPDPSRD encoded by the coding sequence ATGGGACAGGGAACGGAGTACGGACTGGTCGATCTCGAGGAAGTCGACACCCCGGGCGACGAGTGGGAGGAGATCGACGTCTCGGACACCGAAGCGGACAAGATCGCTCGCAAGCGTGACCGCGAGTTCGAACAGTTCGAGGAGCGGATCAAGGACGCCGATCAGTTCAAGGTCGAGCAGTCGGTGTTCGACGATGCGACGTTCGCAGCGCTGTACAAGCTCGTCCAGGACGGCTACGTCGAGGCCTTCGGCGGCCCGCTCTCGACGGGCAAGGAGGCCAACGTTTACCACGCGCTCGGTGACGACCGCGAGGTCGCGGTCAAGGTCTACCGGATCAACGCTTCGAACTTCCGGCAGATGCGCGACTATCTCGAGGGCGACCCCCGATTCGAGGGGTTAGGTGGGAAGAAAAAAGACGTCGTCCTCGCGTGGACCAAGAAGGAACTCGCCAATCTCCGACGCGCGCGGAACGCCGGCGTCCGCGTTCCCGAACCGATCGCCGCCGAGCGAAACGTCCTCGTCATGGAGTACATCGGCAACGAGGACGGTCGCGCGAAACGACTTGGCGAGGTCCAGATCGAGAACCCCCAGACCGCCTACGAGGTCATGCGCGAGTACATGCGACGGCTCTACTCGGCGGGGCTGATCCACGGCGACCTGAGCGAGTACAACATTGTCTTCGACGAGGGCCAACTCGTGCTCATCGACCTCGGGCAGGCCGTCACCGTCCACCACCCCAACAGTCGCGACTTTCTCGAACGTGACTGCCGGAACGTCGCCTCGTTTTTCTCGCGGCAGGGACTCGACGTAACCGAGGAGGACCTCCTCGA
- the ligA gene encoding NAD-dependent DNA ligase LigA — MSVADEDEDNPYLRDPPTDFVPVEDLSESEAERQVELLREAIREHDRRYYVESEPLIADRTYDALFARLRDLEDAFDLSHPDSPTRAVGGEPIEEFETVEHVAPMLSIDQSGNAEDVREFGDRVRREVGDVDYVCEPKFDGVSMEFVYEDGRLERAVTRGDGRAGDDVTANARTIGSVPQRLHGDYPDFLAVRGEVYMPKDAFQEHNRERIERGEEAFANPRNATAGTIRQLDPAVVAERPLEVFFFDVLAASELEDTHRAELERFPEFGLRTNDRVETVEASTEPRSATESSSAEQRSADSQAAESFETASPSRDDGNREAASEPPRDSGDEPRDPVEEAIDYRDRMLEARDDLDYEIDGVVIKVDSRDAREDLGRTARHDRWAFAYKFPARAEVTRIADVAVQVGRTGRLTPVALLEPVDVGGVTVSRASLHNPEEIDEKNVNVGDTVRVQRAGDVIPYVEEVVEKGSKGHYEMPDSCPVCESPVERDGPIAFCTGGLGCDAQLRRSIEYYAGDDGLDLEGLGEQSVRQLVDAGLLETVADLYELDAADLTDLEGWGETSAENLLSEIEASREPPLADFVSALGISHVGPATARELAREFGTFAAFREAAEDEPARLEGVDEIGETVAETIHDFFASEANAAVVDAVLAHVSPREAETDAGGDELAGLTFVFTGSLEGLTRGEAQDLVETYGANATGSVSGNTDYLVAGENPGATKRSDAEDEDVPIRDGDEFRALLEEKGIDLE, encoded by the coding sequence ATGTCTGTCGCCGACGAGGACGAAGACAATCCCTATCTTCGGGATCCGCCGACCGACTTCGTACCGGTCGAGGACCTCTCGGAGAGCGAGGCCGAGCGGCAGGTCGAACTACTCCGCGAGGCGATCCGCGAGCACGACCGCCGGTACTACGTCGAGAGCGAGCCGCTGATCGCCGATCGGACCTACGACGCGCTGTTCGCCCGACTGCGCGACCTCGAGGACGCCTTCGATCTCTCCCATCCCGACAGCCCGACGCGAGCGGTCGGCGGCGAGCCGATAGAGGAGTTCGAGACGGTCGAGCACGTCGCGCCGATGCTCTCGATCGACCAGAGCGGCAACGCCGAGGACGTGCGGGAGTTCGGCGACCGCGTGCGGCGCGAAGTCGGCGACGTCGACTACGTCTGCGAACCCAAGTTCGACGGCGTCTCGATGGAATTCGTCTACGAGGACGGCCGACTCGAGCGCGCGGTCACCCGCGGCGACGGCCGTGCGGGCGACGACGTGACCGCCAACGCGCGCACCATCGGCTCCGTGCCCCAGCGACTCCACGGCGACTACCCCGACTTCCTCGCGGTTCGCGGCGAGGTCTACATGCCCAAAGACGCCTTCCAGGAGCACAACCGCGAGCGCATCGAGCGCGGCGAGGAGGCATTCGCGAACCCCCGGAACGCCACCGCCGGCACGATCCGTCAGCTCGACCCCGCGGTCGTCGCCGAGCGCCCGCTCGAGGTCTTCTTCTTCGACGTGCTCGCGGCCAGCGAGCTCGAGGACACCCACCGCGCGGAACTCGAGCGCTTCCCCGAGTTCGGTCTGCGGACGAACGACCGCGTCGAGACGGTAGAGGCGAGCACGGAACCCCGTTCCGCGACCGAGTCGAGTAGCGCGGAGCAACGCTCCGCGGACAGTCAAGCGGCGGAGTCGTTCGAGACGGCTTCGCCGTCTCGTGATGACGGAAACCGCGAAGCGGCTTCCGAACCACCACGAGACAGCGGCGACGAGCCGCGAGACCCGGTCGAGGAGGCGATCGACTACCGCGACCGCATGCTCGAGGCCCGCGACGATCTGGACTACGAGATCGACGGCGTCGTGATCAAGGTCGATTCGCGCGACGCGCGCGAGGACCTCGGCCGGACGGCCCGCCACGACCGCTGGGCGTTCGCCTACAAGTTCCCCGCCCGCGCAGAGGTCACGCGTATCGCCGACGTGGCGGTGCAGGTCGGACGGACCGGCCGGCTGACTCCCGTCGCCTTGCTCGAGCCGGTCGACGTCGGCGGCGTCACCGTCTCGCGGGCGAGCCTGCACAACCCCGAGGAGATCGACGAGAAGAACGTCAACGTGGGTGATACAGTCCGCGTCCAGCGGGCGGGGGACGTGATCCCCTACGTCGAGGAGGTCGTCGAGAAGGGGAGCAAAGGCCACTACGAGATGCCGGATAGCTGCCCCGTCTGCGAGAGCCCCGTCGAGCGCGACGGCCCCATCGCGTTCTGTACCGGCGGGCTGGGCTGTGACGCCCAGCTCCGGCGCTCGATCGAGTACTACGCGGGCGACGACGGCCTCGACCTCGAGGGGCTGGGCGAGCAGAGCGTCCGCCAGCTGGTCGATGCCGGCCTGCTCGAGACGGTCGCGGACCTCTACGAACTCGACGCGGCGGACCTGACGGACCTCGAGGGCTGGGGCGAGACCAGCGCCGAGAACCTCCTGTCCGAGATCGAGGCCAGCCGCGAACCGCCGCTTGCGGACTTCGTCTCGGCACTGGGCATCTCTCACGTCGGGCCGGCGACGGCCCGCGAGCTCGCCCGCGAGTTCGGCACCTTCGCGGCGTTCCGCGAGGCCGCGGAAGACGAGCCCGCCCGGCTCGAGGGCGTCGACGAGATCGGCGAGACCGTCGCCGAGACGATCCACGACTTTTTCGCGAGCGAGGCCAACGCCGCCGTCGTCGACGCCGTGCTCGCACACGTCTCGCCGCGGGAGGCCGAGACCGACGCCGGCGGCGACGAACTCGCGGGGCTCACCTTCGTCTTCACCGGCTCGCTCGAGGGGCTGACCAGAGGCGAGGCTCAGGATCTCGTCGAGACCTACGGTGCGAACGCCACCGGGAGCGTCTCGGGGAACACGGACTATCTCGTCGCGGGCGAGAATCCGGGCGCGACGAAACGGAGCGACGCCGAGGACGAGGACGTGCCGATCCGCGACGGAGACGAGTTCCGGGCGCTGCTCGAAGAGAAGGGGATCGACCTCGAGTGA
- a CDS encoding 2Fe-2S iron-sulfur cluster-binding protein, with the protein MTRHDVTLEWPDGRTQEIEVDGKETVLEAAQRAGARLPYDCRKGTCITCVGRLIELEDGRDEPNDDGAAASDANGTEAPRDAAAAFTYRRSPAALTDGEQADGYVLLCIAHPQADCRIEVGPRVRAGVGDSPWA; encoded by the coding sequence ATGACGCGCCACGACGTGACCCTCGAGTGGCCCGACGGCCGGACGCAGGAGATCGAAGTCGACGGGAAGGAGACCGTCCTCGAGGCGGCCCAGCGGGCCGGCGCTCGGCTACCCTACGACTGCCGGAAGGGAACGTGTATCACCTGTGTCGGTCGGCTGATCGAACTCGAGGACGGTCGGGACGAACCAAACGATGACGGGGCGGCCGCGTCCGACGCAAACGGGACGGAAGCGCCGCGCGACGCCGCGGCCGCGTTCACCTACCGGCGGTCGCCCGCAGCGCTGACCGACGGCGAGCAGGCGGACGGCTACGTCCTGCTCTGTATCGCCCACCCGCAAGCCGACTGCCGAATCGAGGTCGGGCCGCGGGTCCGCGCCGGAGTCGGCGACAGTCCCTGGGCGTAG